A window from Argopecten irradians isolate NY chromosome 3, Ai_NY, whole genome shotgun sequence encodes these proteins:
- the LOC138317524 gene encoding lachesin-like: protein MVNVTASPAITSVLWQRMYTNTTRENITVDRINYGGSLVSSPSLVIYNVDSIDAGSYICRITNSLGTSESGIIDLTVRGNIPSVAINSSAYDVILGSSAVLQASVSASTGWEVTTVYWKRTMSSGAVITLDVDGDKYEGGTISSPTLIINNVNSEDEGNYVCYAVNSIGISESGTITLSVIGSKYLTSMSQVFYLMSHIYITIAAKRST from the exons ATGGTAAATGTGACCGCTAGCCCTGCCATAACCTCTGTTCTCTGGCAAAGGATGTATACTAACACTACCCGGGAGAACATTACTGTGGACAGGATCAACTACGGCGGAAGTCTGGTCAGTTCTCCCTCCCTCGTCATCTACAATGTGGATAGTATTGACGCTGGGAGCTACATCTGTCGGATTACAAACAGCCTCGGCACGAGTGAAAGTGGCATCATAGACCTTACAGTAAGGGGAA ATATCCCGTCAGTAGCCATCAATAGTTCGGCCTATGATGTTATCCTTGGGAGTAGTGCCGTACTCCAAGCCTCAGTCTCGGCCAGTACTGGCTGGGAGGTAACAACTGTATACTGGAAACGCACGATGTCGAGCGGAGCCGTCATCACACTGGATGTCGATGGAGACAAATATGAGGGCGGTACTATCAGCTCACCAACGCTTATCATCAACAATGTCAATAGCGAGGATGAGGGAAACTATGTTTGTTACGCTGTGAACAGTATCGGGATTAGTGAGAGTGGAACCATTACATTGTCTGTCATCGGTAGCAAGTATCTCACTTCTATGTCTCAAGTTTTCTACTTAATGTCACACATTTATATTACTATTGCCGCTAAAAGGTCAACTTAG